One segment of Methylotuvimicrobium sp. KM2 DNA contains the following:
- a CDS encoding PAS domain-containing protein, translated as MKFQIEKDPGVIPHILTQILDGCVNGITLSDPDLEDNPIVFANEVFEKITGYSCDDIIGKNCRFLQGKDHDQPEIEILRDAIRNQRAVEVTLKNYKKNGDLFYNRLSVTPLFDNEGRLIYFLGVQYDITEQIHAQHEIERLNNSFDLRRSDYLSQKSKQGTVKR; from the coding sequence ATGAAATTTCAAATAGAAAAAGATCCGGGAGTCATTCCTCACATTCTTACTCAAATTTTGGACGGTTGCGTTAATGGTATTACCTTGTCCGACCCCGATTTGGAAGATAACCCGATCGTCTTCGCGAATGAAGTTTTCGAAAAAATCACCGGTTATAGTTGTGATGACATCATTGGAAAAAACTGCCGCTTCTTGCAAGGAAAAGATCATGATCAACCGGAGATTGAAATCTTGCGTGATGCGATCAGGAATCAACGAGCAGTTGAGGTCACGCTAAAAAACTATAAAAAAAACGGCGATCTTTTTTACAATCGTCTTTCTGTTACCCCCTTATTCGATAACGAAGGTCGGTTGATTTATTTTCTAGGCGTTCAATACGACATTACCGAACAAATACATGCGCAACATGAGATCGAAAGATTGAATAATTCTTTCGACTTAAGGCGTTCCGATTACCTTAGTCAGAAGTCTAAGCAAGGAACTGTTAAGCGTTGA
- a CDS encoding PAS domain-containing protein has translation MAFIAEKDPGLIPQILSLILDECINGITLADPDLDDMPIVYANKAFETVTGYSQEEVIGRNCRFLQGEDRNQEEIKRIKEAINAQKPVEVVLRNYKKNGELFYNRFKIIPLFDRSGKLIYFLGVQYDITRQIVDEETINKLNKELESL, from the coding sequence ATGGCCTTTATTGCTGAAAAAGATCCGGGACTGATTCCGCAAATTCTTTCGCTGATTCTGGATGAATGTATTAACGGCATCACACTTGCCGACCCCGACCTTGACGACATGCCGATTGTTTACGCCAACAAAGCGTTTGAAACGGTTACCGGTTATTCACAAGAAGAAGTGATTGGACGGAATTGCCGATTCTTGCAGGGCGAAGATCGAAACCAAGAAGAAATTAAGAGGATTAAGGAGGCTATAAATGCACAAAAACCGGTTGAAGTGGTTTTGCGCAATTATAAAAAAAATGGAGAGCTATTCTATAACCGGTTTAAGATCATTCCATTATTCGATCGGAGCGGCAAGCTGATTTATTTTCTCGGCGTGCAATACGATATTACCCGGCAAATAGTTGACGAAGAAACAATCAATAAATTAAACAAAGAACTTGAGAGTCTGTAA
- a CDS encoding SRPBCC family protein: MFAFDLSKPLIGKADIGIEKTVSDVFDYVGLHFFDNYPKWALEVIEFEVLQEHRIGVGSRAKQVRIEQGQKVESMFEITEFVPLQKLALESVSQEFREVYTFEENDGSDSTRLEISFELLHVDFFMRPFEKLIRVAIEEGLQNSLENIQALLCGHYGEPEGS, encoded by the coding sequence ATGTTTGCGTTTGACTTATCAAAACCGTTGATCGGGAAGGCTGATATAGGCATCGAAAAAACCGTCTCTGACGTGTTTGATTATGTAGGATTGCATTTTTTTGATAATTATCCTAAATGGGCCTTAGAAGTTATCGAATTTGAGGTGCTGCAGGAGCATCGTATCGGAGTCGGTTCCAGAGCCAAGCAAGTTAGAATAGAACAAGGGCAAAAAGTTGAGTCGATGTTCGAGATCACCGAATTTGTGCCGTTGCAAAAATTGGCGCTGGAGTCGGTAAGCCAAGAGTTTCGTGAAGTTTATACCTTCGAGGAAAATGACGGCAGCGATTCGACTCGATTAGAAATAAGCTTTGAGTTGTTGCATGTCGATTTTTTCATGAGGCCGTTTGAAAAGTTGATTCGCGTTGCGATCGAGGAAGGCTTGCAAAATTCGCTGGAAAACATCCAAGCACTGTTGTGTGGTCATTACGGTGAGCCGGAAGGGTCTTAA
- a CDS encoding TRAP transporter substrate-binding protein, which yields MKRREFIKKAGVSTVAASAVTLTGTEISKADTAFKWKLVTAWPKNFPGLGHGANLLAQMITEMSGGRINVKVYGASELVPAFEVFDAVANGTAEMGHSGSYYWKGKSEAAQFFSAVPFGFTAQEMNAWLYYGGGLELWQELYKPFGLIPVPAGNSGVQMAGWFNREIKSVADLDGLKMRIPGLGGEVLRRAGGTTVNLPGGEIFTALQSHNIDATEWVGPYNDLAFGLHKVAKFYYYPGWHEPGSTIEAVINRKAFDALPKDLQQIVMTACKAANMDMISEYTARNNQALDTLINKHNVSVLPLPDDVLKKLKQISDELIAEMAAKDPAVKKVYDSVVGFRSQVSRWTEISELAFLKARAL from the coding sequence ATGAAGCGTAGAGAATTTATAAAAAAAGCGGGCGTGAGTACGGTCGCGGCAAGTGCTGTAACATTGACAGGCACCGAAATCAGTAAGGCCGACACGGCTTTTAAATGGAAGTTGGTTACGGCTTGGCCGAAAAATTTTCCAGGCTTAGGGCATGGAGCTAACTTATTGGCGCAAATGATCACCGAGATGAGCGGTGGGCGGATCAACGTCAAAGTCTATGGGGCTTCGGAATTGGTGCCCGCTTTTGAAGTGTTTGATGCGGTTGCTAATGGAACCGCAGAGATGGGTCATTCCGGATCTTATTATTGGAAGGGTAAGTCGGAAGCGGCGCAGTTTTTTTCGGCGGTGCCTTTCGGTTTTACGGCTCAAGAAATGAACGCTTGGTTATATTACGGCGGCGGTTTGGAGTTGTGGCAAGAACTTTACAAGCCCTTCGGTCTGATTCCGGTGCCGGCCGGAAATTCGGGCGTGCAAATGGCCGGATGGTTCAATCGAGAAATTAAATCGGTAGCCGATTTGGATGGATTAAAAATGCGTATTCCGGGTCTGGGTGGCGAGGTTTTGAGGCGCGCAGGCGGTACTACGGTTAACTTGCCGGGGGGAGAAATATTCACGGCTTTGCAGTCACATAACATCGATGCGACTGAGTGGGTCGGACCTTATAACGATTTGGCTTTCGGTTTGCATAAGGTGGCCAAGTTTTATTATTACCCAGGTTGGCATGAACCGGGCTCGACGATCGAGGCTGTTATCAACCGAAAAGCCTTCGATGCATTGCCGAAAGATTTGCAGCAAATTGTCATGACGGCATGTAAGGCTGCAAATATGGACATGATAAGCGAATACACGGCGCGCAATAATCAAGCCTTGGATACTTTAATTAACAAGCACAATGTATCGGTATTGCCCTTGCCGGACGATGTGTTGAAAAAACTCAAGCAGATTTCGGACGAGCTTATTGCTGAAATGGCTGCAAAGGATCCTGCGGTCAAAAAAGTTTACGATTCGGTCGTCGGTTTCAGAAGTCAAGTCTCGCGTTGGACCGAGATTTCGGAGTTGGCTTTTTTGAAAGCGAGAGCGCTTTGA
- the gap gene encoding type I glyceraldehyde-3-phosphate dehydrogenase produces the protein MAIKVAINGYGRIGRNIVRALYESGRNGEIQVVAINDLGDSATNAHLTQYDTAHGKFPGEVGVDGDYMIVNGDRIRVLSERDPSKLPWAELGIDVVHECTGFFTSKAKASAHITAGAKKVIISAPGGNDVDATIVYGVNHETLKASDTIISNASCTTNCLAPLAKALNDSIGIKHGLMTTIHAYTNDQVLTDVYHSDLRRARSATQSMIPTKTGAAAAVGLVLPELAGKLDGFAMRVPTINVSVVDLCFTAGKDTSVDEINSILKSASEKSNGILAYNDKPLVSIDFNHNPASSIYESSLTKVTEGNFVKVLAWYDNEWGFSNRMLDTTVALCNAK, from the coding sequence ATGGCAATTAAAGTCGCAATCAACGGCTATGGTCGTATTGGACGAAATATCGTTCGTGCATTGTATGAATCTGGCCGCAACGGTGAAATCCAAGTTGTCGCAATCAACGACTTGGGCGATTCCGCTACCAATGCTCACCTCACTCAATACGATACCGCGCACGGAAAATTCCCCGGTGAAGTCGGTGTCGACGGCGATTACATGATCGTCAATGGCGACAGAATTCGTGTACTTTCCGAACGCGATCCATCCAAACTCCCTTGGGCCGAACTCGGAATCGACGTCGTGCATGAATGTACCGGTTTTTTTACCAGCAAAGCCAAAGCTTCCGCTCATATCACCGCAGGTGCGAAAAAAGTCATCATTTCGGCCCCCGGCGGTAACGACGTCGACGCCACAATCGTTTACGGCGTCAACCACGAAACGCTAAAAGCTTCCGACACGATCATTTCCAATGCTTCGTGCACCACCAACTGTCTGGCGCCATTAGCAAAAGCCTTGAACGATAGCATCGGCATCAAACACGGCTTGATGACCACGATTCATGCCTACACCAACGACCAAGTATTAACCGATGTTTATCACAGCGATTTACGCCGCGCTCGTTCCGCAACACAATCGATGATCCCAACCAAAACAGGCGCTGCCGCAGCTGTCGGCTTGGTTCTGCCTGAATTGGCCGGAAAACTGGACGGCTTCGCCATGCGCGTTCCGACCATCAACGTTTCGGTCGTCGACCTGTGCTTTACGGCCGGAAAAGACACCAGCGTGGATGAAATCAACAGCATCCTGAAATCCGCTTCGGAAAAATCGAACGGTATCTTGGCTTACAATGACAAGCCCCTGGTTTCTATCGACTTCAACCACAATCCTGCATCATCGATCTACGAATCGTCATTAACCAAAGTCACCGAAGGCAACTTTGTTAAAGTCTTGGCTTGGTACGACAACGAATGGGGCTTCTCGAATCGTATGCTGGACACCACTGTTGCCTTGTGCAACGCAAAATAA
- a CDS encoding sterol desaturase family protein — protein MNVTDSSIPVAEQGLPLNEIFLSLAIAAFLLLLVMEGLKPYQRFDRKVAKNSVVTNTTAFLFNNVILTTLRASSLFFVAQQFSNYGVLSGLSNGPIKWVLSFLLFDLAIYAWHYASHKYEFLWRFHKIHHSDKTFNVTTGFRFHVFDLFIEIVMKCLFVIVFGVEAYVILAIELIELSFIFFHHSNLSFDKEDLLSKVIITPALHRTHHSALRSEHDSNYGIVLSIWDQLFGTRKELVPKKIGLDLIEADNFIQLFFLAFITERHVAKLLGLIPKGKR, from the coding sequence ATGAACGTTACGGATAGTTCTATACCGGTTGCTGAGCAAGGTCTGCCGTTGAATGAAATCTTTTTGTCATTGGCGATAGCAGCATTTCTGTTGTTATTAGTGATGGAGGGATTGAAGCCTTACCAGCGGTTCGATCGAAAAGTCGCGAAGAATTCGGTGGTTACCAATACTACGGCTTTCTTATTCAATAATGTCATTTTAACCACGCTAAGAGCGTCCTCGCTTTTTTTTGTGGCACAACAGTTTTCGAATTATGGCGTATTGAGCGGTCTGTCTAACGGGCCGATTAAATGGGTGCTGTCGTTTTTGCTATTCGATCTTGCAATTTATGCTTGGCACTATGCCAGCCACAAATACGAATTTTTATGGCGTTTCCATAAAATTCATCATAGCGATAAAACCTTTAATGTCACGACCGGGTTTCGTTTTCATGTATTCGATCTGTTTATTGAAATCGTTATGAAATGCCTGTTCGTCATTGTTTTCGGCGTGGAGGCTTACGTTATACTTGCGATCGAATTGATCGAGCTGTCTTTTATTTTCTTCCATCATTCAAATCTATCCTTCGATAAAGAAGATTTATTGTCGAAAGTGATTATTACGCCGGCTCTGCATAGAACTCATCATTCGGCGCTACGTAGCGAACATGACAGTAATTACGGTATCGTGTTATCGATATGGGATCAATTGTTTGGGACTCGCAAGGAATTGGTTCCGAAAAAGATCGGTCTCGATCTAATCGAGGCAGATAATTTTATACAGTTGTTTTTCTTGGCATTTATTACCGAAAGACACGTAGCTAAGTTATTAGGTTTGATTCCGAAAGGAAAAAGATAA
- a CDS encoding SRPBCC family protein, translated as MFGFTSDHSASGTASTIINKPVDDVFNFIGVDFFKNYPRWSPEVIECELLSDPPLRLNSLARQVRIDQGQRSESTFKVTCFDPFTKLTFEGVSNPYRCFYDFKPGRTPEQTEVTFTFELLRLELFMLPFEKLIRIAVREGAIRTVRNLKTLIES; from the coding sequence ATGTTTGGATTTACTTCGGATCATTCCGCTTCGGGCACGGCTAGCACAATCATCAATAAACCGGTGGATGATGTGTTTAATTTTATCGGGGTCGATTTTTTTAAAAATTATCCTCGGTGGTCGCCTGAGGTCATCGAATGCGAATTACTGAGCGATCCGCCGTTACGTTTGAATAGTCTTGCCAGGCAAGTGCGAATCGATCAAGGTCAAAGAAGCGAGTCGACTTTTAAGGTAACTTGCTTTGATCCGTTTACTAAATTGACTTTCGAAGGTGTTTCGAATCCTTATCGTTGTTTTTATGATTTTAAGCCGGGGCGAACGCCGGAGCAGACTGAGGTCACATTTACTTTCGAGTTATTGAGGCTCGAGCTTTTCATGCTACCGTTTGAAAAGCTGATTCGTATTGCTGTGAGAGAGGGCGCGATCCGAACGGTTCGAAATCTCAAAACCTTAATAGAGTCTTAG
- the pyk gene encoding pyruvate kinase — MLRRTKILATLGPATDKPGVLENLFKAGIDVVRMNFSHGSAQDHIDRANKVRELSRKTGRRVGILGDLQGPKIRIARFKETKVWLDEGQNFALDINLGPNDGDNTQVGITYEPLAREVRNGSRLLLDDGRVVLDVVDTDGKRVNCKVVVGGDLSNNKGINLLGGGLSAAALTDKDKEDIKTIAKIDCDYVAVSFPRCAADLNEARELLLAEGCHAGIVAKVERAEAMDVMDEIILASDAVMVARGDLGVEIGDANLPAAQKRLISRARELNRIAITATQMMESMIENPIPTRAEVFDVANAVVDGTDAIMLSAETASGKYPVKAVEAMVRVCEETEKQPSVRVSKHRMDTQFQRIDEAIAMSAMYMANHTTIDGIAALTESGSTPLWMSRISSGIPIFAFSSQEKTLGKVTLYRGVFPFYFDKHLKEPDHAEVNREIVKQLRKRHQAQNGDKFIITKGDLTGVQGGTNALKVITVGEGLTP; from the coding sequence ATGTTACGAAGAACCAAAATACTGGCCACTTTAGGCCCCGCAACGGATAAACCCGGGGTCCTGGAAAACTTGTTCAAAGCCGGCATCGACGTGGTTCGCATGAATTTCTCGCACGGCTCGGCGCAAGACCATATTGACCGAGCCAACAAAGTTCGCGAATTAAGCCGCAAAACCGGACGCCGCGTCGGCATCTTAGGCGACCTGCAAGGCCCTAAAATACGCATAGCGCGTTTCAAGGAAACGAAAGTATGGCTCGATGAAGGCCAGAACTTCGCCCTGGACATCAACTTAGGGCCGAACGACGGCGATAACACCCAAGTCGGAATCACTTACGAACCGCTGGCCCGCGAAGTGCGCAACGGCAGTCGTTTGCTGCTGGACGATGGACGAGTGGTATTAGACGTCGTCGATACCGACGGCAAACGCGTCAATTGCAAAGTTGTGGTCGGCGGCGACCTGTCCAACAACAAAGGCATCAATCTTCTAGGCGGCGGCTTATCCGCTGCCGCCTTGACCGACAAAGACAAGGAAGACATCAAAACGATTGCGAAAATCGATTGCGATTATGTTGCGGTATCTTTTCCTAGATGCGCTGCGGACTTGAACGAAGCACGCGAATTGCTGCTGGCGGAAGGCTGCCATGCCGGCATCGTCGCTAAGGTGGAGCGCGCCGAAGCGATGGATGTAATGGATGAAATTATCCTGGCATCCGATGCGGTAATGGTCGCTCGTGGCGACTTAGGCGTCGAAATCGGGGACGCTAACCTTCCGGCCGCACAAAAACGACTCATCAGCCGCGCACGCGAACTGAATCGCATAGCGATCACTGCAACGCAAATGATGGAATCGATGATCGAAAACCCGATTCCGACTCGCGCCGAAGTTTTCGACGTTGCGAATGCGGTCGTCGACGGCACCGATGCTATCATGCTATCGGCTGAAACCGCTTCCGGTAAATATCCGGTCAAAGCGGTCGAAGCGATGGTAAGGGTTTGCGAAGAAACCGAAAAACAACCGAGCGTTCGAGTTTCGAAGCATCGTATGGATACGCAATTCCAGCGTATCGATGAAGCTATCGCGATGTCGGCGATGTATATGGCGAATCATACGACAATTGACGGCATAGCGGCATTGACCGAATCCGGATCGACACCGCTATGGATGTCCAGAATTAGTTCGGGAATTCCTATCTTCGCATTTAGCAGTCAGGAAAAAACTTTAGGCAAGGTAACGCTTTATCGAGGCGTATTTCCGTTCTATTTCGACAAACACTTGAAAGAACCGGATCATGCCGAAGTGAACCGTGAAATCGTCAAACAGCTAAGAAAACGCCATCAAGCGCAAAATGGAGATAAATTCATTATCACCAAAGGCGATCTGACCGGCGTACAGGGCGGAACCAACGCATTGAAAGTGATTACCGTGGGTGAAGGCTTAACGCCTTAA